A single window of Plasmodium malariae genome assembly, chromosome: 8 DNA harbors:
- the PREBP gene encoding PRE-binding protein, putative — MHFITKMGRKAKAAATGVQEKSENENATLTNNIKENAPNDKKAGGSKLNDKNEKNENNEKNEKSAKSNKNMQNDKGMKNDKKTTNKGTELTANVQLNGSIQKKKENDIEGKKVNNNVEEKCIIKAKDKGGNRNKSTNQNNKNNNNNNNNNNNNSNNSNNRNNSNNRNNSNNRNNSNSNSNNNDVNAQHNNAAQKKKKTNKNAKKDEGVNKPNEDGGEEKKINEDQSQSKGNKNSKKNEEGRRKEKNENMNGTGSNKNNMEKNKEDKKEEGKREDGNKKDMKKELKLKEDERKKIENELNKKFLKLTKQDNYKNINDKIEAEVKRNSEFETLISSINTSILKINTQTPRPTNVKLSSTDIENKCKEAKLKKKKINPKNVEEMEEVNTYINYLEEQLNLTKNYENFKNFQNRLNTLKKSCEEKLKENLKSLNEIKTQEKKLKYVDKIIKMKREKQNIVIKESDIINKEFSLSNDKYTTLVKPYNFINRIQSKYFVYVDKVNNNNYENKISLYISGCKDDIENFISYIKNIDFTEKNCVLLSNKVFKIMLNSCDRSFKKLEEDTNVFIHIDNDTLYYCGMKNDVENLKELIDKAINEKNTSTKNVFKTIKLDSVLARGFNKGLLKEIENKTNTLIRMNYDAKTFDASATIKGTKNSDIEEAEEKLNDILKSLDSEFVEFEEREIFALYKKCTYELNEIRKNLNLFVIRHDNGISLVGKNENIQKALEILDYAKNIISSKSVKKKLTEEEAFLFNANYRNQIKTKTGAEVKIFNKSNYKELNISGNKNDIDNAIQMIDDLLKKRKCTQVEINEKVIALLLSSKAQKIKEIEKDTSTSIQINKTSHVAQIYGHEDNIHLAKDILENLVQSEEKEAKYIPNNLYVTVEMNVDTEQIGSIIGRKGRTINKIQEETLAKKIHIDKENKKIFIHGTQKTVDLAQKEILKILSRSKEDNAYYDRYNNKPSSNNSPSSHRKTHNKSTRSSERGGGRSNHRSTSSKNGVYINTSDEKAFPSLHDVTNIQSKKTKKAINQANIKRQDDQQAEVTNEN; from the coding sequence ATGCATTTCATAACTAAGATGGGAAGAAAGGCAAAAGCCGCTGCAACGGGAGTACAGGAAAAGAGTGAGAATGAAAATGCAACTTTGAcaaataacataaaagaaaatgcaccaaatgataaaaaagcAGGAGGATCGAAACTAAacgataaaaatgaaaaaaatgaaaacaacgAAAAGAACGAAAAGAGTGCTAAGAGCAATAAGAATATGCAGAATGACAAGGGTATGAAGAATGATAAGAAAACGACAAACAAAGGAACCGAGCTAACGGCAAATGTGCAACTAAATGGAAgtattcagaaaaaaaaagagaatgaTATAGAAGGAAAGAAAGTTAATAATAACGTGGAGGAAAAATGCATAATAAAGGCAAAGGACAAAGGAGGAAACAGAAATAAGAGCACCAaccaaaataataaaaataataacaataataataataataataataataatagcaataatagcaataatagaaataatagcaataatagaaataatagcaataatagaaataatagcaatagtaatagtaataacaatgacGTCAACGCTCAACATAATAACGCCGCgcaaaagaagaagaaaacgAACAAGAATGCAAAGAAGGACGAAGGTGTGAACAAACCAAATGAAGATGGGGGGGaggagaagaaaataaatgaagatCAATCCCAATCGAAAGGTAATAAGAATTCGAAGAAAAATGAGGAGGGTAGGaggaaagagaaaaatgaaaatatgaacGGTACAGGTagtaataagaataatatggAAAAGAACAAggaagataaaaaagaagagggAAAAAGGGAAGATGGAAATAAGAAGGACATGAAAAAAGAACtgaaattaaaagaagatgAAAGAAAGAAGATTGAAAATGAGctaaataagaaatttttaaaattaacaaaacaagataattataaaaatataaatgataaaatcgAAGCGGAGGTCAAAAGGAACAGCGAATTTGAAACGCTTATTAGTAGTATAAATACGTCCATATTAAAAATCAATACACAAACACCAAGGCCAACTAACGTAAAACTATCTTCAACCGACATTGAGAATAAATGTAAGGAAGCAAAattaaagaagaagaaaataaatccAAAAAATGTTGAAGAAATGGAAGaagtaaatacatatataaattacttaGAAGAACAATtgaatttaacaaaaaattatgaaaattttaaaaactttCAAAATCGTTTAAATACATTGAAAAAATCAtgtgaagaaaaattaaaagaaaatttaaaaagtttaaatgaaataaaaacgcaagaaaaaaaattaaaatatgtagacaaaattataaaaatgaaaagagaaaaacaaaatatcgTAATAAAAGAATcagatataattaataaagaattttctctttcaaatgataaatatactACCTTAGTTAAACCatacaattttattaatagaatacagagtaaatattttgtatatgtagACAAAGTAAATAACAACAATTATGAAAACAAgatatctttatatatatcaggTTGTAAGGAcgatattgaaaattttatatcctatataaagaatatagaTTTTACGGAAAAAAATTGTGTACTATTAAGTAATAaagtatttaaaataatgttaaattCATGTGATagaagttttaaaaaattggaaGAAGATACGaatgtatttattcatatagaTAATGATACCTTATATTATTGTGGTATGAAAAATGATGTGGAAAATTTAAAGGAATTAATAGATAAAGCtataaatgagaaaaatacTAGTAcgaaaaatgtatttaaaacTATTAAGCTAGATTCAGTTTTAGCAAGAGGATTTAACAAAggtttattaaaagaaatagagAATAAAACTAATACATTAATACGAATGAATTATGATGCAAAAACTTTTGACGCTTCAGCTACAATTAAAGGAACTAAAAATAGTGATATTGAAGAAgcagaagaaaaattaaatgatattCTTAAAAGTTTAGATTCCGAATTTGTAGAATTTGAAGAAAGAGAAATATTTgccttatataaaaaatgcacgtatgaattaaatgaaataagaaaaaatttaaatcttTTTGTTATTCGTCATGATAATGGTATTAGTTTAGTAGGTAAAAATGAGAATATTCAAAAAGCATTAGAGATTTTAGATtatgcaaaaaatattatttcaagcaaatcagttaaaaaaaagcttACAGAGGAAGaagcttttttatttaatgctAATTATAGAAATcagataaaaacaaaaactgGTGCAGaggtaaaaatatttaataaaagtaattataaagaattaaatataagtggtaataaaaatgatattgaTAATGCAATACAAATGATTGatgatttattaaaaaaaaggaaatgcaCCCAAGTCGAAATTAACGAAAAAGTTATTGCTTTATTACTCTCCTCCAAAgcacaaaaaattaaagaaattgaaaaagaTACATCTACAAGtatacaaattaataaaactaGTCATGTAGCTCAAATTTATGGGCATGAAGATAACATACACCTAGCAAAGGATATTTTAGAAAATCTCGTTCAGTCAGAAGAGAAAGAAGCTAAATACATtccaaataatttatatgtaactGTAGAAATGAATGTTGATACAGAACAAATTGGTAGTATTATAGgaagaaaaggaagaacaataaataaaatacaagaaGAAACGTTAGCTAAAAAGATTCATAttgataaagaaaataaaaaaattttcatacaTGGGACACAAAAAACGGTAGATTTAGcacaaaaagaaattttgaaaattttaagtagAAGTAAAGAAGATAATGCTTATTATGAtcgttataataataaacctTCTAGCAACAATTCCCCCTCATCACATAGAAAGACACATAACAAAAGCACAAGATCATCAGAAAGAGGAGGAGGAAGGTCAAATCATCGATCCACCTCATCCAAAAAtggtgtatatataaataccaGTGATGAAAAGGCATTCCCAAGTCTTCACGATGTAACTAATATTCAGtccaaaaaaacaaaaaaagcaATTAACCaagcaaatataaaaagacaGGACGACCAGCAAGCAGAAGTTACTAATGAGAACTGA
- the HO gene encoding heme oxygenase, putative has protein sequence MINIILFQFLIITLFSNVHNEKIYYNLHKENTKKTLLFIKKNFECRKKYRLKAKKFINFRDIQIQRINDYRKRSGNDKNNINYNIRDAYNYHENLLFVRSEVLPKLAKIENEKLKEREKFREIFKHINDYNSNFSRQIFMQFLIDLYNIFLKIDEFFLNCKDFSLLTYTGPMLLTNHLYDDIMYLTSVVENSDDITVSQYGREYIAHLEELFKRDKLKFLAHSYLFYKNFHLTKEHLLNSICNYLNIIKKLKSSRYIPDVSNFEFCLNKMSRKWSRWDKDNFLASLHDATDKMMILTKHFQHVKK, from the exons atgattaatataatattatttcaattCTTGATTATTACACTTTTTTCTAATGTACATAATGAAAAGATTTActataatttacataaagaaaataccaaaaaaactttacttttcataaaaaaaaattttgaatgtaggaaaaaatatcgtcttaaagcaaaaaaatttattaattttagagatatacaaatacaaagaataaatgattatagaaaaagaagtgggaatgataaaaataatatcaacTATAATATAAGGGATGCTTATAATTACCATGAAAATCT ccTTTTCGTTAGAAGTGAAGTACTTCCAAAGCTAGCCAAAATAGAAAATGAGAAATTAAAAGAGAGGGAAAAATTTCgagaaatatttaaacacattaatgattataattctaattttagCAGAcag ATCTTTATGCAATTCCTCATAGACTtgtataacatttttttaaaaatcgATGAATTTTTCCTAAATTGCAAGGACTTTTCTCTCCTTACGTACACAGGACCCATGTTACTAACGAATCATCTTTACGATGATATCATGTATTTGACATCTGTGGTTGAA AACTCGGACGATATAACCGTTAGCCAATATGGTCGAGAATACATTGCACATCTGGAAGAACTATTTAAAAGGGATAaattaa AATTCTTAGCCCATTCATACTTATTCtacaaaaattttcatttaacaaAAGAGCATTTACTGAATAgtatttgtaattatttaaatataattaaaaagttaaaatcgTCGAGGTATATTCCTGATGTATCTAATTTCGAG TTTTGTCTAAATAAAATGAGTAGAAAATGGAGCAGGTGGGACAAAGACAATTTTTTGGCTAGTCTTCATGATGCCACTGATAAAATGATGATATTAACGAAGCATTTTCAGCACGTTAAAAAATAG
- the PmUG01_08028000 gene encoding E3 ubiquitin-protein ligase, putative (unknown EC number: 6.3.2.19), translating to MLQFNKEEDKKNCLNQSDNILVLTGQVNEEVKELKKYEQVRHGEILNSGLLNRTENKNIRENRMENRNEEENTHEEEVQNLENPNEEENKSLSKDKNLTSEKGKKNKKETNVNFIVEYNRYKPTRIHVSKKNNNTPVVKKNTNQYINCNFRYYVKEKNYLMQNIDDNIKWEQIEKVDYITFDNTCLTCPICLENNIISPRITKCRHIFCFFCILKYFIDEEKKTWKKCPICFEIINENDLRVVKFHYVKNYKIKDNINMCLLYTENKKINLKSDRLYFNNTFKITNNNFVKNNKNIDYKYIVNIDNMNKNLTTYSQNHSDKILKLNLNLGIQFSKLFYIYNPLSIWLKDLTIFNFILTNKKMKFFASDENVIIKAISNIKLKISEYLNIPIDKLNPQLNIDENSFDCFYLYDNLAHDVYDSIEQIKKEMMLEVEFLKNQKELTDNRCNVEIEKNNNEKSENLKYLDQIYFYQCIDGQCIFLDPFILKLLFFECDNDMNRMPKFLCNRQITYIESFELDEKIRRRNTILSHLPLGVNVLFVSLNIDDILSKRTKTYFSKEISERKKKHLTILKKKIKEEKYFKLLADEEINRKEKRYWNLPNNTISIQNDSLSASSSSLRYSNYMEEKKYIHEELPTDAMLQYDHCIMSKGLVNMNALDEKHKSEDKVYVPNNAIKKNINNTSKKKNENKNNGKHKNIKTDFNSSEPLNVKDKNNQLPKRSFLEIAKKKCDINNIKCEIPQEKEQKLSIGSGSLSINLIDLINNKTSKKKKRK from the exons ATGCTTCAATTTAATAAAGAAGAGGACAAGAAAAATTGTTTAAACCAAAGtgataatattttagtaTTAACAGGTCAGGTAAATGAAGAGGTTAAAGAgctgaaaaaatatgaacaggtTAGGCATGGGGAAATTTTGAATAGTGGATTGTTAAATAGgacagaaaataaaaatataagggAAAATAGAATGGAAAATAGAAATGAAGAAGAGAACACACACGAGGAAGAAGTTCAAAATTTGGAAAATCCAAATGAAGAAGAGAATAAAAGTCTCAGTAAAGATAAAAACTTAACTAgcgaaaaagggaaaaaaaataaaaaagaaacaaatgtaaattttatagTTGAATACAACAGGTATAAACCTACGAGGATACAtgtttctaaaaaaaataataatacccctgttgtaaaaaaaaatacaaatcaatatataaattgtaatttcagatattatgtaaaagaaaaaaattatttaatgcaaaatatagatgataatataaagtgGGAACAAATCGAAAAAGTTGATTATATCACATTTGATAATACCTGCTTAACCTGTCCAATATGtcttgaaaataatattatatctccaagaataacaaaatgtagacatatattttgctttttttgtattttgaaatattttattgatGAAGAGAAGAAAACATGGAAAAAATGCCCAATCTGCtttgaaataattaatgaGAATGATTTGCGTGTTGTTAAATTTCATTATGTCAAGAATTATAAGATTAaggataatataaatatgtgcttattatatacagaaaataagaaaattaacTTAAAATCAGATAGATTATATTTCAATAACACTTTTAAAATTaccaataataattttgtaaaaaataataaaaatatagattataaatatattgtaaacattgataatatgaacaaaaatttaaCTACTTATAGTCAAAATCATTCGGATaaaatactaaaattaaatttaaatttaggCATACAGTTTTCGaaactattttatatatataacccTCTCTCTATTTGGTTAAAGgatttaacaatttttaattttattctgacaaataaaaaaatgaaattttttgcATCAGAtgaaaatgttataataaaggctatatcaaatattaaattaaaaatcaGTGAGTACCTAAATATTCCGATAGACAAATTGAATCCACAGTTGAATATCGATGAAAACTCCTTCGAttgcttttatttatatgataaCTTGGCACATGACGTTTAC GATAGCattgaacaaataaaaaaagaaatgatgCTAGAAGTTGAATTTTTGAAGAACCAAAAAGAGCTAACAGATAACAGATGCAATGTGGAAattgagaaaaataataacgaaAAGTCGGAgaacttaaaatatttagatC aaatatatttttatcagtGTATAGATGGTCAGTGTATATTTCTAGACCCGTTTATTTTGAA ATTGCTCTTTTTTGAATGTGATAATGACATGAACAGAATGCCAAAATTCTTGTGCAACAGACAAATTACGTACATTGAGTCCTTTGAGCTAGATGAAAAAATCCGAAGGAG GAATACCATTTTATCGCACTTACCGTTGGGTGTTAACGTTTTGTTTGTGTCGTTAAATATAG ATGATATCCTGTCCAAAAGAACCAAAACGTATTTTTCA AAAGAAATATctgaaaggaaaaagaaacaccttaccattttgaaaaaaaaaattaaggagGAGAAATATTTCAAACTATTAGCc GATGAAGAAATTAACAGAAAAGAGAAACGTTACTGGAACCTGCCCAACAACACAATAAGCATACAAAATGATTCACTCAGCGCAAGTTCTAGTTCTCTGAG ATACTCAAATTATatggaggaaaaaaaatatatccatGAAGAATTACCCACTGATGCAATGTTACAATATGATCACTGTATAATGAGTAAAGGATTGGTTAATATGAACGCATTGGACGAGAAGCACAAAAGTGAAGATAAGGTTTATGTTCCAAATAATgcaattaagaaaaatataaataatacttctaaaaaaaaaaatgaaaataagaataatggAAAGcataagaatattaaaacTGATTTTAATAGCTCTGAACCATTAAACGTAAAGGACAAAAATAATCAATTGCCAAAAAGGAGTTTTCTTGAAatagctaaaaaaaaatgtgatattaataatataaaatgtgaaATTCCCCAAGAGAAAGAACAAAAGTTATCCATTGGCTCTGGCTCACTTAGCATTAATTTGATAGACTTAATCAATAACAAaacatcaaaaaaaaaaaaaagaaaataa
- the PmUG01_08028100 gene encoding conserved Plasmodium protein, unknown function, with amino-acid sequence MSYMNNFQRVLYASRFMRVFGKFKRAQLREKPQRKIGPFSNPVKRLVRLKEKERLFCDIGMPRIIPRAKSGNKEKILEVIKAPKVTKEVLDRRLEFLLSNESVYQQLYNKMYNGITPYQCELYMWERQMRDLRKIYRAQYLHKLSEVTNEERDKQLKLLLQTKEDKRKRRENIRNRILEDKKRRAILKDRLSLEKKVTQSILFKRQSDIKKKNIYWLAKLQKKSVYSNEEDFKKKIEENNPLDDHLFNRNISTSNLYKELGYEVRGEKSDNTKIFKVDKVYRKLVEDSFEFLGEDEEQFEENVQEDGENITQKQRAHILYSSFTNEEKIKLLDDKIAILGKKIEEKSFAKGLENNNIMFYIQLKDKLEASKQAFLEKKHLENIGKSD; translated from the coding sequence ATGAGTTATATGAATAACTTTCAAAGGGTTTTGTACGCGTCGAGATTTATGAGAGTATTTGGAAAATTCAAAAGAGCGCAATTACGAGAAAAACCACAGAGAAAAATCGGGCCATTCAGCAACCCAGTAAAAAGGCTAGTAagattaaaagaaaaagaaagattaTTTTGTGATATTGGTATGCCTCGTATAATTCCAAGGGCCAAGTCAggaaataaagagaaaattttAGAAGTAATAAAAGCCCCAAAGGTAACAAAAGAAGTGTTAGATAGAAGAttagaatttttattatcaaatGAAAGTGTATATCAACAACTGTATAATAAGATGTATAATGGAATTACTCCTTATCAATGTGAATTATACATGTGGGAAAGACAAATGAGAGATTTACGTAAAATATACAGAGCacaatatttacataaattaagTGAAGTTACAAATGAAGAGAGAGATAAACAGCTGAAATTATTGTTACAAACAAAAGaagataaaagaaaaagaagagaaaatattagaaatagAATATtagaagataaaaaaagaagagctATTTTAAAAGATCGTTTATCActggaaaaaaaagttaCACAATCTATTCTATTTAAAAGACAAtctgatattaaaaaaaaaaatatttactggCTAGCTAAATTGCAGAAAAAAAGTGTATACTCAAATGAAGaggattttaaaaaaaaaatagaggaAAATAACCCTCTTGATgatcatttatttaatcGTAATATTTCTACAAGTAATTTGTACAAGGAATTAGGGTATGAAGTAAGGGGCGAAAAAAGTGATAatactaaaatttttaaagtagACAAAGTTTACAGAAAATTGGTGGAAGATTCATTTGAATTCTTAGGAGAAGATGAAGAACAGTTTGAAGAAAATGTTCAGGAAGATGGTGAAAATATAACACAAAAACAAAGGGcgcatatattatattcctCTTTTACGaatgaggaaaaaattaagcttCTTGATGATAAAATAGCAATacttggaaaaaaaattgaagaaaaatCATTTGCAAAAGGGCtggaaaataataacattatgttttatattcaGCTGAAGGATAAATTGGAAGCCTCAAAGCAGGCCTTTTTAGAGAAAAAacatttagaaaatattggCAAGTCGGACTAA